The Streptobacillus ratti genome includes a region encoding these proteins:
- a CDS encoding ABC transporter permease yields MKTILKYLHIYLVKFKYEFKIFTNSMSNFIIGILAFLIIQISGLLFIGILYNNTSSIDEFDVYQMLALYGFAQLTKGIDHFYSDFLWNFSSNGVTRGLYDKYLVRPLNPLFQIIIEKVQFDALGEIITGISLYVYAVLKLKIDINFILILKTLFFLVIGVIVYTCLKVIATSSVFYIKKGFSILNALYSISTYAKYPITIYPKVMQMILTYVFAYSLTAYYPIKYILLEKLNIYIFMKLIIIVIVLIMITKIIWKQGEKRYESSGS; encoded by the coding sequence ATGAAGACGATTTTAAAATATTTACATATATATTTAGTTAAATTTAAGTACGAATTTAAAATATTTACAAATTCAATGTCTAATTTCATAATTGGGATTCTTGCTTTTCTAATTATACAAATAAGTGGATTATTATTCATTGGAATATTATATAACAATACATCTAGTATAGATGAATTTGATGTTTATCAAATGTTAGCCTTATATGGTTTTGCTCAATTAACAAAAGGTATCGACCATTTTTATTCAGATTTCTTATGGAATTTTTCTAGCAATGGAGTTACTAGAGGCTTATATGATAAATATTTAGTAAGACCATTAAATCCTTTATTTCAAATAATTATAGAAAAAGTACAATTTGATGCTCTTGGAGAAATAATTACAGGAATAAGTTTATATGTTTATGCTGTATTAAAATTAAAAATAGATATTAATTTTATCTTGATTTTAAAAACATTGTTTTTTCTTGTAATAGGTGTAATAGTCTATACTTGTCTTAAAGTAATTGCAACATCATCAGTCTTTTACATCAAAAAAGGGTTCAGCATATTAAATGCGTTGTATTCAATATCTACTTATGCTAAATATCCAATAACTATATATCCAAAAGTTATGCAAATGATTTTGACATATGTATTTGCTTATTCTTTAACAGCATATTACCCTATAAAGTATATATTGTTAGAAAAATTAAATATATATATTTTTATGAAATTAATTATTATAGTTATAGTTTTAATTATGATTACAAAAATAATTTGGAAGCAAGGTGAAAAAAGATATGAAAGCTCAGGGTCATAG
- a CDS encoding ABC transporter permease yields the protein MLLSQIIKEMKLSKKFVISIISGIVTQLFFAIFRIYTITAFVSQNELLSPMSVSQTITYIWMTQFLFMIVPWNINWKDFDSIRTGTISIDLIRPVSIFNSIFSKTFSWRLVGFLVRSVPMFIIVLLIFPIFNLSEISIILPKIYIFFFFLISIFLSTILSSLITVSIYSLCFIFTSISNFIGLITSLTFMLSGMIIPLSFYPKELVVYLKYQPFKFIVDTPALIFNGVYDYKEIFLQIMIQLIWIFIFYKYSKKVYEKFTSRLEIYGG from the coding sequence ATGTTACTTAGCCAAATTATTAAAGAAATGAAACTTTCAAAAAAATTTGTAATATCAATTATTTCTGGAATAGTAACACAGTTATTTTTCGCAATATTTAGAATATATACAATAACTGCGTTTGTTTCCCAAAATGAATTGTTATCGCCAATGAGTGTTTCTCAAACTATTACATATATTTGGATGACACAATTTTTATTTATGATAGTTCCTTGGAATATAAATTGGAAAGATTTTGATTCTATTAGGACGGGTACTATTTCCATTGATTTGATTAGACCTGTTAGTATATTTAATTCAATTTTTTCTAAAACATTTTCATGGAGATTAGTTGGATTTTTAGTAAGGTCAGTACCTATGTTTATAATTGTATTACTTATATTCCCTATCTTTAATTTAAGTGAGATTTCAATAATATTACCTAAAATCTATATATTTTTCTTTTTCTTAATAAGTATTTTTTTATCTACTATATTAAGTTCGTTGATTACTGTTTCAATATATAGTCTGTGTTTCATATTTACATCAATCTCTAATTTTATAGGTTTGATTACATCTCTTACTTTTATGTTATCAGGTATGATAATTCCATTATCTTTTTATCCTAAAGAGTTAGTTGTGTATTTAAAATATCAACCATTTAAATTTATCGTAGATACACCAGCATTAATATTTAATGGTGTTTATGATTATAAGGAGATTTTTTTACAAATAATGATACAACTTATATGGATATTTATATTTTATAAATATTCTAAAAAAGTCTATGAGAAATTTACAAGTAGATTAGAAATTTATGGAGGTTAG
- a CDS encoding IS30 family transposase, with translation MTNNNTYFEINKEKKFKHLTKVDRGIISHILKEHNIKDLTKYIIKPSTKNRKYFISVLNKISISLNKSIKTIKREITRGTIKQLDIFYRPILIYAFNISHDKYRERITKKELPLKIDNNTKLPFEIARLLNNKFSPYAIIQILKSKYNINFSIQTLYNYIHKDLFKFVGYKKVDNTIIYKSKGNRTYNKRVIKSGGLSIDDREDLVNFREILGHWEIDTVVGIREGKSKVILTLTERVSRLNIVTLLDAKTNDNVIKEVKKIIKSNKYLIHSITSDNGVEFSNVKDINDLGVKWYFAHPYCSNQRGSNENNNKFIRRFINKGKSMNNLKKKDVKFIENFMNNYPRKIFNSSTSLQVYECLLNLI, from the coding sequence ATGACTAATAATAACACATATTTTGAAATTAATAAAGAGAAAAAATTTAAACACCTTACTAAAGTTGATAGAGGTATAATATCTCATATCCTTAAAGAACATAACATTAAAGATTTAACCAAATATATTATTAAGCCCTCTACTAAAAACAGAAAATATTTTATCTCTGTATTAAATAAAATTTCTATTTCTTTAAATAAATCTATCAAAACTATTAAAAGAGAAATAACTAGAGGTACTATTAAACAACTTGATATTTTCTATAGACCTATTTTAATTTATGCTTTTAATATATCTCATGATAAATATAGAGAAAGAATTACTAAAAAAGAATTACCTCTTAAAATTGATAATAATACTAAATTACCTTTTGAAATAGCTAGATTATTAAATAATAAATTTTCTCCTTATGCTATTATTCAAATTCTTAAGAGTAAGTATAATATTAACTTTTCTATTCAAACTCTATATAATTATATACATAAAGATTTATTTAAGTTTGTTGGATATAAAAAAGTTGATAATACAATAATATATAAGAGTAAGGGTAATAGAACATATAATAAAAGAGTTATTAAATCTGGTGGTTTATCTATTGATGATAGAGAAGATTTAGTTAATTTTAGAGAAATATTAGGGCATTGGGAGATTGATACTGTTGTTGGAATTAGAGAGGGTAAATCTAAAGTTATACTTACTCTTACTGAAAGAGTTTCAAGATTAAATATTGTTACTTTATTAGATGCTAAGACTAATGATAATGTTATTAAAGAGGTTAAGAAGATAATTAAAAGTAATAAGTATTTAATTCATTCTATTACTTCTGATAATGGTGTTGAATTTTCTAATGTTAAGGATATTAACGATTTGGGGGTTAAGTGGTATTTTGCTCATCCTTATTGTTCTAATCAGAGAGGTTCTAATGAGAATAATAATAAGTTTATTAGAAGATTTATTAATAAGGGTAAGTCTATGAATAATTTAAAGAAAAAAGATGTTAAATTTATTGAAAATTTTATGAATAATTATCCTAGAAAAATTTTCAATTCTTCAACATCTTTACAAGTTTATGAGTGCTTGTTAAATCTTATTTAA
- a CDS encoding ABC transporter ATP-binding protein produces the protein MSYIKVEKLTKKFKDFEAIKGISFEVEKGDIIGFLGVNGAGKSTTIKMLSGILKPTSGTILINGVEPQKNRKKYVKNIGVMFGQRSQLEWDLPSIDTYYILKRIYDIPDEEFRNNLKKLSEILELNGLENKPVRELSLGQKTKCELVATFLHNPELVFLDEPTIGLDVKSKKNIHELIKKINKEFNTTVVITSHDLEDIENVTQKIMIINKGLLYYKGNIDELLKKSGITHEIMVEIKNDSEFEISDSYIKEKIDDLKYKLKLKSKDEFLNAMKEIIEKNQVINLEINEQTLENILINLYEL, from the coding sequence ATGAGTTATATAAAAGTTGAAAAATTGACTAAGAAATTTAAGGACTTTGAAGCAATAAAAGGGATTTCATTTGAAGTTGAAAAAGGGGATATAATAGGGTTTCTTGGTGTAAATGGAGCTGGTAAAAGTACAACTATAAAGATGTTATCTGGAATATTAAAACCAACAAGTGGAACTATATTAATAAATGGTGTAGAACCTCAAAAAAATAGAAAAAAATATGTTAAAAATATAGGGGTAATGTTTGGTCAAAGATCGCAACTAGAATGGGATTTACCATCTATTGACACATATTATATTTTAAAAAGAATATATGACATACCAGATGAAGAGTTTAGAAATAATTTAAAAAAATTAAGTGAGATATTAGAGTTGAATGGACTAGAGAATAAACCAGTTAGAGAATTAAGTTTAGGACAAAAGACTAAATGTGAATTAGTTGCAACTTTTTTACATAATCCAGAATTAGTATTCTTAGATGAACCTACAATAGGATTAGATGTAAAATCTAAGAAAAATATTCATGAATTAATAAAAAAAATAAATAAGGAATTTAATACAACTGTAGTTATAACATCACATGATTTAGAAGATATAGAAAATGTTACTCAAAAGATTATGATAATTAATAAAGGACTTCTTTATTATAAAGGGAATATAGATGAACTTTTAAAAAAATCTGGTATAACTCATGAAATAATGGTTGAAATAAAAAATGACAGTGAATTTGAAATTAGTGATAGTTACATAAAAGAAAAAATAGATGATTTAAAATATAAATTAAAATTAAAATCAAAAGATGAATTTTTAAATGCTATGAAAGAAATTATAGAAAAAAATCAAGTAATAAATTTAGAAATAAATGAACAAACATTGGAAAATATTTTAATTAATTTATATGAATTATAG
- a CDS encoding sugar ABC transporter permease, which translates to MNHKVYDSLDNPHARKNLYLKDVADGITTNKNSHSYIVEMKKLLEEEKIYLSALNKLKFTEKKELLSKFDEKEAKLRIELFEAEKLNLFYAGKEEKSYDFELESKKSAIKIDRLPSIIKLYSESIKEKKELQLKLSTLSRHDEEEKIKEFESKKQDLKNIFKSEVDKLKNSHSEGLISGKALRTQISQLKMELKDKLEVLKLDIPSEGIKSRINVLNYLSTVEVKSRYKIMQQDIADLYRKIPVEIESINKTPALLSLLFPGFGQYHNKQYFKAALFFIGLLFIYFVAIPYTLGYGNYRGEGIRGLISLAKNGKKLDKSIIFMIEGIISIILILFTITISYLSFKDAKDVMVAKLKGIRPKTTFETIESLKEEGFPYIVSISSFILLIFVVILPIMTTILLSFAGMDPNNQSKFQWIGFENYKLLLTGTGIAGGPFWLILGWTLLWTVFATTLAITVGFGLALLANNERIKGKTLYRTIYLLPWAVPAFITIMFFSIMSSRTGQITKILEFMFGGDWAIKNSTTLTRVALISLQTWLGSSYVFLLSTGVLQGISADLYEAADIDGATAWQKLTKITVPLVLFQTAPLLIGQYTFNFNNFSIIYLFNGGGPFDPSKYGNLAGSTDLLISYIYKLTIEKQYQSIGAAITVFISIGLMFVAYLGFKNSKAFKEGK; encoded by the coding sequence ATGAATCATAAAGTTTATGATAGTTTAGATAATCCTCATGCAAGGAAAAATCTTTATTTAAAAGATGTAGCTGATGGCATTACAACAAATAAAAATTCACATTCATATATTGTGGAAATGAAAAAATTACTTGAAGAAGAAAAAATATATCTTTCTGCATTAAATAAACTTAAGTTTACTGAAAAGAAAGAATTATTATCAAAATTTGATGAAAAAGAAGCAAAGTTAAGAATTGAATTATTTGAAGCAGAAAAATTGAATTTATTTTATGCAGGTAAAGAAGAAAAAAGCTATGATTTTGAATTGGAATCTAAAAAGAGTGCTATAAAAATTGATAGATTACCAAGTATAATAAAATTATATAGTGAATCAATTAAGGAAAAGAAAGAATTACAACTTAAATTATCAACTCTTTCAAGACATGATGAAGAAGAAAAAATTAAAGAATTTGAATCTAAAAAACAAGATTTAAAAAATATTTTCAAATCAGAAGTAGATAAATTAAAAAATAGTCATAGTGAGGGATTAATTTCAGGAAAAGCATTAAGAACTCAAATTAGTCAATTAAAAATGGAATTAAAAGATAAATTGGAAGTATTAAAACTTGATATTCCAAGTGAGGGTATTAAGAGTAGAATAAATGTTTTAAATTATTTATCTACTGTTGAAGTTAAATCAAGATATAAGATAATGCAACAAGATATAGCTGATTTATATAGAAAAATACCTGTAGAAATTGAATCAATAAATAAAACACCAGCATTATTATCATTATTATTCCCAGGATTTGGACAATATCATAATAAACAATACTTTAAGGCAGCATTATTTTTTATAGGTTTATTATTTATTTATTTTGTAGCAATCCCTTATACTTTAGGTTATGGAAACTATAGAGGAGAGGGTATAAGAGGATTAATTTCTCTTGCAAAGAATGGTAAAAAATTAGATAAATCTATAATATTTATGATAGAAGGAATAATTTCTATTATATTAATATTATTTACAATTACAATTTCATATTTATCATTTAAAGATGCTAAAGATGTTATGGTTGCAAAATTAAAAGGTATTAGACCTAAAACTACTTTTGAAACTATAGAATCATTAAAAGAAGAGGGGTTCCCTTATATAGTTTCTATAAGTTCATTTATTTTATTAATATTTGTAGTAATTTTACCAATAATGACAACAATATTATTATCATTTGCAGGTATGGATCCTAATAATCAATCTAAGTTCCAATGGATAGGTTTTGAAAATTATAAGTTATTACTTACAGGAACAGGGATTGCAGGAGGACCATTCTGGTTAATCTTAGGTTGGACATTATTATGGACAGTATTTGCAACAACTCTTGCAATTACAGTTGGATTCGGACTTGCATTACTTGCAAATAATGAAAGAATTAAAGGTAAAACTTTATATAGAACAATATACTTATTACCATGGGCAGTACCAGCATTTATTACAATAATGTTCTTTAGTATTATGTCTTCAAGAACTGGACAAATTACTAAGATATTAGAATTTATGTTTGGTGGAGATTGGGCTATAAAAAATAGTACAACTTTAACAAGGGTTGCATTAATCTCACTACAAACATGGTTAGGAAGCTCATATGTTTTCTTATTATCAACAGGAGTACTTCAAGGTATATCAGCTGATTTATATGAAGCAGCAGATATAGATGGTGCAACTGCTTGGCAAAAATTAACTAAGATTACTGTACCTTTAGTTCTATTCCAAACAGCACCATTATTAATAGGACAATATACATTTAACTTTAATAATTTCTCTATAATTTATCTGTTTAATGGTGGTGGACCATTTGATCCGTCTAAATATGGAAACTTAGCAGGAAGTACAGACTTACTAATTTCATATATTTATAAACTAACTATAGAGAAACAATATCAATCTATAGGGGCTGCAATAACAGTATTTATCTCAATAGGATTGATGTTTGTAGCATATTTAGGATTTAAAAATTCTAAAGCGTTCAAGGAGGGGAAATAA
- a CDS encoding ABC transporter permease: MLKYIHIIKMVLKSNLVYKANFMVGLFNQLLIILFEFLGLLSLFNKFGSLNNWKLTEVFLLYGIINFSFSFSEVFFRGFESNIQSIIREGKYDRYLLRPYSTLLQISAYNFQPVRIGRLLLAIFVLIIGLFYNFEHISNIYKLIYLLFVLASSTSLYAGIYIAVGSLTFLFTQYIEFTGIFIQGSVSMMQYPKDVFPKYIQDFFSYILPVTLVSYYPISIILNKIKPQNNYLDLFFPLAGILFFVMSYLLFKKLEKKYSSVGN; this comes from the coding sequence ATGCTAAAATATATACATATAATAAAAATGGTTTTAAAATCTAATTTAGTCTATAAAGCTAATTTTATGGTAGGATTATTTAATCAATTACTAATAATATTATTTGAATTTTTAGGATTATTATCTTTATTTAATAAATTTGGAAGTTTAAATAATTGGAAATTAACAGAAGTTTTTTTACTTTATGGAATAATTAACTTTTCGTTTTCATTTTCAGAAGTATTTTTTAGAGGATTTGAATCAAATATTCAATCTATAATAAGAGAGGGGAAATACGATAGATATTTATTAAGACCATATTCTACATTGCTACAAATTTCTGCATATAATTTTCAGCCCGTGAGAATAGGTAGGTTATTATTAGCTATATTTGTTTTAATTATTGGTTTATTCTATAATTTTGAACACATTAGTAATATATATAAGCTAATCTACTTGTTATTTGTTTTAGCTTCATCAACAAGTCTTTATGCTGGAATATATATTGCTGTAGGCTCATTAACATTTCTATTTACACAATATATTGAATTTACAGGAATATTTATACAAGGAAGTGTATCAATGATGCAATATCCAAAAGATGTATTTCCAAAATATATACAAGATTTTTTCTCATATATATTGCCAGTAACATTAGTATCATATTATCCAATAAGTATAATATTAAATAAGATTAAACCTCAAAATAATTATTTAGACTTATTTTTTCCTTTAGCAGGAATACTTTTTTTTGTAATGTCATATTTATTATTTAAAAAATTAGAAAAAAAATATTCATCAGTAGGAAATTAG
- a CDS encoding ABC transporter ATP-binding protein, producing the protein MKAQGHSIIKVENLTKEFTIYKRKGLFSRDKKVLRVVSNLNFEINAGEILGFLGPNGSGKSTTIKMLTGILTPTSGNCYVNSLIPTENRIENAKIIGVVFGQKSSLWWDLTLEDNLKLLKEIYGIGNKEFEERYKYLDNILNIEEIKYKQIRQLSLGQRMKADLAGALLHKPKILFLDEPTIGLDVVIKDKILKTLKKINEDENITMLLTTHDMRDVEYLCNNIIVINNGEIIYKNSLENLKKIYSKDKVCICNLINTTNVSDLMNEFILDKIIKEYKLEKNNLRIIFENNIEREKELILKLFNNLEIENIKFEEISIDKIVKRIYNNDYGTENA; encoded by the coding sequence ATGAAAGCTCAGGGTCATAGTATAATAAAAGTTGAAAATTTAACTAAGGAATTTACAATATATAAAAGAAAAGGTTTATTTAGTAGAGATAAAAAAGTACTTAGAGTAGTATCTAATCTTAATTTTGAAATTAATGCAGGAGAAATATTAGGATTTTTAGGACCTAATGGAAGTGGAAAATCAACTACTATTAAAATGTTAACAGGTATATTAACTCCAACATCTGGTAATTGTTATGTTAATTCTTTAATACCGACTGAAAATAGAATTGAGAATGCTAAGATTATAGGTGTAGTATTTGGTCAAAAGTCAAGTTTATGGTGGGATTTGACATTAGAAGATAATCTGAAACTTTTAAAAGAGATATATGGAATAGGTAATAAAGAATTTGAAGAAAGATATAAGTATCTTGATAATATTTTAAATATAGAGGAAATAAAGTATAAACAAATAAGACAACTATCTTTAGGGCAAAGAATGAAAGCTGATTTAGCAGGAGCATTACTTCATAAACCTAAAATTCTTTTTTTAGATGAACCAACTATAGGATTAGATGTAGTTATTAAGGATAAAATTTTAAAAACTTTAAAGAAAATTAATGAAGATGAAAATATTACTATGTTACTTACAACACATGATATGAGAGATGTAGAATATTTGTGTAATAATATTATTGTAATTAATAATGGAGAGATTATATATAAGAATAGTTTAGAAAATTTGAAAAAAATATATTCAAAAGACAAAGTTTGCATATGTAATTTAATTAACACTACTAATGTTTCTGATTTAATGAATGAATTTATTTTAGATAAAATAATAAAAGAATATAAATTAGAAAAAAATAATTTAAGAATTATATTTGAAAATAATATAGAAAGAGAAAAAGAATTAATACTAAAATTATTCAATAATCTTGAAATAGAAAATATTAAATTTGAAGAAATAAGTATAGATAAAATAGTTAAAAGAATATACAACAATGATTATGGAACTGAAAATGCTTAA
- a CDS encoding sugar ABC transporter substrate-binding protein, whose translation MNFKKLATSVFLAFSLLISCGSKGDVKTGNGEGLTGHIVVQAEESWKPYYEAAIERVKEKNPDATIDLKVIGSFDHMKVIEETNAENEDVADVFAIPLDRIESLHGKDLLASFDAKALGNKIGGFGDFDKGLGGQLKFDGSYYGFPFNIETLLLGYNTKNVAANGIDLANLDLAELSPEVAMIPVFNAWWAVAITNGFGVELLGKDGDKFFSDLTKDWAELTPEVQTMFVGLHKYWKESNDKKLPIFDITAVYGYMDDNFKTGKKGSVRISGPWELAAWSGLVGEDLEVAGLNQAKFAGKELKHWKGGWALSINARNEENMEKLALSEAVIAEIMNPMFAADFYKITGKIMPNVSTDEYAKLELEELDKKVITSVIEGYEGAISRPLFQEWGQVWTTWENALLSWEAKKPATPEEAYKEVQASFKALLTNLGQ comes from the coding sequence ATGAATTTTAAGAAACTTGCAACAAGTGTATTTTTAGCGTTTTCTTTATTAATATCTTGTGGTTCTAAAGGAGATGTTAAAACTGGAAATGGAGAAGGTTTAACAGGACATATAGTTGTACAAGCTGAAGAATCTTGGAAACCTTATTATGAGGCAGCAATAGAAAGAGTTAAGGAAAAAAATCCTGATGCTACAATAGATTTAAAAGTTATTGGTTCATTTGATCATATGAAAGTTATTGAAGAAACTAATGCTGAAAATGAAGATGTAGCTGACGTTTTTGCTATACCATTAGATAGAATAGAATCATTACACGGAAAAGACTTATTAGCTTCATTTGATGCTAAAGCTTTAGGTAATAAAATTGGTGGATTTGGAGATTTTGATAAAGGACTTGGTGGACAATTAAAATTTGATGGTTCATACTATGGATTCCCTTTCAATATTGAAACATTATTATTAGGATACAATACTAAAAACGTTGCAGCAAACGGAATAGATTTAGCTAATTTAGATTTAGCTGAACTTTCTCCTGAAGTTGCTATGATACCTGTATTTAACGCATGGTGGGCTGTTGCTATAACTAATGGATTTGGTGTAGAATTATTAGGTAAAGATGGAGATAAATTCTTTTCTGACTTAACAAAAGATTGGGCAGAATTAACTCCAGAAGTACAAACTATGTTTGTTGGATTACATAAATATTGGAAAGAATCAAATGATAAAAAACTTCCTATTTTTGATATAACAGCAGTTTATGGATACATGGATGATAATTTCAAAACTGGTAAAAAAGGTTCAGTTAGAATTTCTGGTCCATGGGAATTAGCAGCTTGGTCAGGATTAGTTGGAGAAGACTTAGAAGTTGCTGGATTAAATCAAGCTAAATTTGCTGGTAAAGAATTAAAACACTGGAAAGGTGGATGGGCTTTATCAATTAATGCTAGAAATGAAGAAAACATGGAAAAATTAGCTTTATCTGAAGCAGTAATAGCTGAAATTATGAATCCAATGTTTGCAGCAGATTTCTATAAAATAACAGGTAAAATCATGCCTAACGTTTCTACAGATGAATATGCTAAACTTGAATTAGAAGAATTAGATAAAAAAGTTATAACTTCAGTTATAGAAGGATATGAAGGAGCTATTTCAAGACCATTATTCCAAGAATGGGGACAAGTATGGACAACATGGGAAAATGCTTTACTTTCATGGGAAGCTAAAAAACCTGCAACTCCAGAAGAGGCATATAAAGAAGTACAAGCAAGCTTTAAAGCATTATTAACAAATTTAGGACAATAG
- a CDS encoding ABC transporter permease produces the protein MKIISIYSRNSLKRSLVYKWDIWISVLSGIFNILGMLFLWSVVYNSSGKPTIEGYSFNSIILYTLMSNLTAMIINVDIARIISNEVKSGEITNSFIRPVSYIKKLVGEGIGQVLYNLTMLFLPIISMLIIYMNIFNIKSEITLGSILFYTVSLLFSIIINFEISILVGFCSFFVNYIWGFIMLENAILMIVTGQLFPLSFYPDRVVKFLELTPFYYINFGSVSILLNKFSRYNSVKILLIQAIWCIILWIVVNVVYSKAKIRLQVNGG, from the coding sequence ATGAAGATAATTAGTATTTATTCAAGAAATAGCTTGAAAAGAAGTTTAGTATATAAATGGGATATCTGGATTTCTGTGTTATCAGGGATATTTAATATTTTAGGGATGCTATTTTTATGGTCTGTGGTTTATAATAGTTCTGGTAAACCCACAATAGAGGGCTATAGCTTTAATTCAATTATACTGTATACTCTTATGTCTAATTTGACAGCCATGATAATAAATGTAGATATAGCAAGAATAATTTCTAACGAAGTTAAAAGTGGGGAAATAACAAATAGTTTCATAAGACCAGTATCTTATATAAAAAAATTAGTAGGAGAAGGAATAGGGCAAGTTTTATATAACCTAACAATGTTATTTTTACCAATAATATCAATGTTAATAATATATATGAATATATTTAATATAAAGTCTGAAATAACTCTAGGAAGTATTTTATTTTATACTGTTTCATTATTATTTAGTATTATTATAAATTTTGAAATAAGTATATTAGTTGGATTTTGTTCTTTTTTTGTCAACTATATTTGGGGCTTTATAATGTTAGAAAATGCAATATTAATGATAGTTACAGGACAACTATTTCCATTAAGTTTTTATCCTGATAGGGTAGTTAAATTTTTAGAACTTACACCTTTTTACTACATTAATTTTGGATCAGTTTCTATATTATTAAATAAATTTTCAAGATATAATTCTGTCAAAATATTATTAATTCAAGCGATATGGTGCATAATATTATGGATAGTTGTTAATGTAGTATATAGCAAAGCTAAAATTAGATTACAAGTAAATGGAGGGTAG